The DNA window CTCGCGCGCCGCCCATCGCACCTTCACCCTCTCGGCCGCCACGTCGCAGGCGTTGCGCGAGCTATCGCGCCAGCGCGGAACAACTCTTTTCATGACCCTCCTTGCGGCCCTACAGGCCTTGCTCCAGCGCCACACCGGCGCCGCCAAGGTGGTGGTGGGAACACCGATCGCCAACCGCCACCACGAGGCGATCGAGGGGCTGATCGGCTTCTTCGTCAACACCCTCGCCATCCCCGCCGACTTCCACGACCGACCGAGCTTCGCCACCCTCCTGGAACGAGCTCGGGAAGCGGCCCTCGGCGCCTACGCCCATCAGGATCTACCGTTCGAGAAATTGGTCGAGGAGCTGCGGCCGGAGCGCCGCAACAGCACCCAGAGTCTGTTCCAGGTGCTCTTCACCTTCCAGAACGTACCGCAAGAGCCGGTCGATCTCGACGATCTGCAACTCGAACCGCTCACCGCCGACGACGGGCCGAACGAGGGAGGCGGTAGCCACCCCGCTATCTTCGAGTTGTCGCTGGTCATGGCCGAGACCGCCGAGTCGTTGGCCGGCGACTTCGAATACGACGCCGCCCTCTTCGAGCCCGCCACCATGGAGGGCTTCGTCGGCCGCTTCGAACGCTTGCTCGACGCGGTCGCGGCCGACCCGGAGCAACCGCTGGCGGACATAACCCTTTTCGCCGAGGACGAGGAACAGCGCTGGTTGCGGGCCGCCGCCGAACGGCTGGCCCAGGAGGCCGCGCCAACCCGCCCGGCAACGAACGCCGGTGATCCACTGGCAGACGAGAAACGTAGCGAGTCCAAGCTGAGAGCCAAAGTGTCGGGACGGCGTGACGATCTGTCGGACGCCAAGCGAGCGCTCCTCGCCCGCAGGTTGCGAGGCCGCAAGAAGCCGAGTCCGGAGTCAATACCTCAAGGTGTGGGAGATTGAAGGGGGTCGGGGATGAGAGCACAGGAGGGGCTATCTAGAGTCGAGCGTCATCGGCTGCTGGTGGAGTGGAACGATACGGCCTCGGCCTATCCGCGCCGCGCCCTGGTGCAGCACCTGGTCGCCCAGCAGGCGGCGGCGCGACCCGAAGCGGTGGCGGCGGTCTATGGCGACCACAGCTTGAGCTACGGTGAGCTCGACCGCCGCGCCCGTGCCCTGGCGCACCGGTTAGGACACCTAGGGGTCGGAGTGGAAGATCGCGTCGGCGTCTTCTTGGAGCCCGGCTGCGATCTGGTCGTGGCGTTGCTGGGGATTCTCCGGGCCGGCGGCGCCTATCTGCCCCTCGACCGGGCCTATCCACCGGACCGCCTCGCCTTCATGTTGGCCGATGCCGATCCCAAAGTCGTCGTCACCCAATCGACTCTGATCGACGAGCTGCCTGCAAGCTCGGTCCAAGTGATGGTTCTCGATCGACGGCTCGAGGAGCCGACCGATCGCGACCTCGACGGGGCCATCACGGGGTCGTTCGAGGATGCCGAGGCCACCGCCGCCGATCGCCTCGCCTACATCATCTACACCTCGGGCTCGACCGGCCGCCCCAAGGGGGTCGGCATCCCTCACCGCGGCATCACCCGCCTGGTGCTCGAAACCAACTACATCACCCTTTCACCCCGAGACCGGGTGGGTCAGGCGGCCAACACCGCTTTTGACGCCGCCACCCTGGAGATCTGGGGACCGCTTCTGACCGGCGGCTGCATCGTGGAGGTGCCGCGCGACACCAGCCTGGTTCCGCACGATCTCGCCACCGCCTTGCGCCGCTTTCGGGTCAACACCCTCTTCCTCACCACCGCCCTGTTCAACCAAACGATCCGCGAGGCACCGGACGCTTTCGCCCACATCGACAACCTGATGGTGGGAGGCGAGACGGCCGATCCCGCCTGGATGCGCCGCATGCTCGGCAACGGCTCGCCGCGACGTTTCATCCACGTCTATGGGCCGACCGAGAACACGACCTACACCACCGGCTACCAAGTGCGGCAGATCGCCGAGGATGCGGCAACGGTACCGATTGGCGCGGCGATCGCCAACAGCACCGTTTTCGTGCTCGATCAATCCCTCTGGCCGGTGGCGGCCAGCGAGGTGGGCGAGCTGCTCACCGGCGGCGATGGCCTGGCGCGGAACTACTGGCAAAGGCCACGGCTCACCGCCGGCCGCTTCGTGCCAGATCCGTTCGCCGAGCAGCCCGGCGGGCGCCTCTACCGCACCGGCGATCTGACCCGCTGGCGTGACGACGGCGTGGTCGACTACGTCGGCCGGGTCGATCACCAGATCAAGTTGCGCGGCTTCCGGGTCGAGCTCGGCGAGATCGAGGCCGCGCTCGCCGCGCACCCCCAGGTGACCGAGAGCGCCGTGCTGCTGCAGGCGACGAGC is part of the Acidobacteriota bacterium genome and encodes:
- a CDS encoding amino acid adenylation domain-containing protein, coding for MRAQEGLSRVERHRLLVEWNDTASAYPRRALVQHLVAQQAAARPEAVAAVYGDHSLSYGELDRRARALAHRLGHLGVGVEDRVGVFLEPGCDLVVALLGILRAGGAYLPLDRAYPPDRLAFMLADADPKVVVTQSTLIDELPASSVQVMVLDRRLEEPTDRDLDGAITGSFEDAEATAADRLAYIIYTSGSTGRPKGVGIPHRGITRLVLETNYITLSPRDRVGQAANTAFDAATLEIWGPLLTGGCIVEVPRDTSLVPHDLATALRRFRVNTLFLTTALFNQTIREAPDAFAHIDNLMVGGETADPAWMRRMLGNGSPRRFIHVYGPTENTTYTTGYQVRQIAEDAATVPIGAAIANSTVFVLDQSLWPVAASEVGELLTGGDGLARNYWQRPRLTAGRFVPDPFAEQPGGRLYRTGDLTRWRDDGVVDYVGRVDHQIKLRGFRVELGEIEAALAAHPQVTESAVLLQATS